One region of bacterium genomic DNA includes:
- a CDS encoding nucleotide sugar dehydrogenase: protein MGQHFEELRDRIEKRTARVAVIGLGYVGLPMAIEFAKAGFPVIGIDNDPNRVAQLQEGRTYILDVQEQELSQVAPRLTATNNYRALIEAEIVVICVPTPLRKTKDPDMSYILAATGEIARYLHKGQLIILESTTYPGTTEEIILPELESTGLKVGIEFFLAFSPERIDPGNENYNIRNTPKIVGGVSFPCGELTDLLYQSIVEKVVRVSTARSAEMVKLLENTFRAINIGMVNEVAIMCDKLGIDTWEVIDAAATKPFGFMPFYPGPGLGGHCIPIDPHYLSWKLKTLNYSAKFIELAGEINSSMPHYVIDKITAALNDFSKSIKGSRILLLGVAYKKNSNDYRESPALDIWKLLYEKQAEVLYHDPHISSVRMDSQVLTTEELDASLLEGVDCTVIITDHSSYDWQFIVDHSRLIVDTRNATRKTKSDKCRIVKL from the coding sequence ATGGGGCAGCATTTCGAAGAATTAAGGGACCGAATTGAAAAGAGAACGGCGCGCGTTGCCGTGATCGGCCTTGGTTATGTTGGTTTGCCGATGGCGATCGAATTTGCGAAAGCCGGATTTCCTGTTATTGGCATCGATAATGACCCCAATCGTGTCGCGCAGCTACAGGAAGGCAGGACCTACATTCTGGACGTTCAGGAACAGGAATTGAGCCAGGTTGCGCCCAGGTTGACGGCAACCAACAATTATCGCGCTTTGATTGAAGCGGAAATTGTGGTGATCTGCGTGCCGACGCCTCTCCGGAAAACAAAAGATCCCGACATGTCTTACATACTTGCTGCGACCGGCGAGATCGCGCGGTATCTCCACAAAGGTCAACTGATCATTCTGGAAAGCACGACTTACCCCGGCACAACCGAAGAAATCATTCTTCCGGAGCTCGAATCTACCGGTCTCAAAGTTGGGATCGAATTCTTTTTAGCTTTTTCACCCGAACGAATCGATCCGGGAAACGAAAACTACAATATTCGAAATACTCCCAAGATTGTCGGCGGTGTGTCGTTTCCGTGCGGTGAATTGACCGATTTGCTTTATCAGTCCATTGTAGAAAAAGTTGTGCGCGTTTCCACAGCGCGTTCCGCCGAGATGGTAAAGCTGCTGGAGAATACATTCCGCGCCATCAACATCGGCATGGTAAATGAAGTGGCGATCATGTGCGACAAACTCGGGATCGATACCTGGGAGGTGATCGATGCGGCCGCGACAAAGCCCTTCGGCTTCATGCCTTTCTATCCGGGTCCGGGACTGGGCGGCCATTGCATACCGATCGATCCCCATTATCTATCCTGGAAACTGAAAACGCTGAACTATTCCGCGAAATTTATAGAGCTGGCGGGTGAAATCAACTCCTCGATGCCGCATTACGTGATCGACAAAATCACAGCAGCGTTGAATGATTTCAGCAAAAGCATCAAGGGATCACGCATTTTGCTTTTGGGCGTGGCATACAAGAAAAACAGCAATGACTACCGCGAATCGCCTGCTCTTGATATCTGGAAGCTGCTTTATGAAAAGCAAGCAGAAGTTCTTTATCATGATCCCCATATCTCATCCGTGCGAATGGATTCGCAGGTGCTGACGACCGAGGAACTCGACGCGTCCCTGCTGGAAGGAGTCGATTGTACCGTGATCATCACAGACCATTCCTCCTACGATTGGCAATTCATTGTGGATCACTCGCGTTTGATCGTGGATACAAGGAATGCGACACGGAAAACAAAATCGGATAAGTGTCGTATCGTAAAACTCTGA
- a CDS encoding endonuclease III → MQYKRILEKLKSANGSTMLGNIGQNDPWQTLIATILSARSRDETTEIVARELFTHFPDCESLAKARVARIEKLVKRTGFYKTKARRIIGVSKILMERYGGQVPMDMERLLELPGVGRKTASCVLVYAFGKAAIPVDTHVHRISNRLGWVKTNTPEKTEEALRKGIAEKDWIVINDLLVFHGKNICKPIRPLCSVCSIEKYCAKIISFR, encoded by the coding sequence ATGCAATACAAAAGAATTCTGGAAAAGCTCAAAAGCGCGAACGGATCGACCATGCTGGGAAACATCGGCCAGAATGATCCCTGGCAAACGTTGATTGCTACGATCCTGAGTGCTCGCAGCCGGGATGAGACGACGGAAATCGTGGCGCGTGAATTGTTCACGCATTTTCCGGATTGCGAGAGTCTTGCAAAGGCGCGAGTTGCCAGAATCGAGAAGCTCGTGAAAAGAACGGGGTTTTACAAAACCAAAGCCAGGAGAATTATCGGGGTTTCCAAAATTCTCATGGAACGTTACGGTGGCCAGGTTCCCATGGATATGGAACGTTTGTTGGAACTCCCCGGCGTAGGCAGAAAAACCGCGTCCTGCGTTCTGGTGTATGCATTCGGTAAAGCCGCTATTCCTGTGGACACTCATGTGCACCGGATCAGCAACCGGCTCGGATGGGTAAAGACGAACACTCCGGAAAAGACGGAAGAAGCGTTGCGCAAGGGGATCGCAGAAAAAGATTGGATCGTGATTAACGATCTCCTGGTCTTTCATGGAAAGAATATTTGCAAGCCAATTCGTCCTTTATGTTCTGTCTGCAGCATTGAAAAGTACTGTGCTAAAATCATTAGCTTTCGGTAA
- a CDS encoding diguanylate cyclase — protein sequence MFINNPRSHDRTPEPGAPSEIEQLRTLLYTDDLTGLYNRRFFRHCVSEQKNQSDNANIPFALLIMDVDHFKQINDTQGHAVGDQVLIQVAATLKEELRDRGWLFRYAGDEFVALVRNGNDEYVRTLCSRLLQKVAALSNKEEISLDILSISIGYSIYPNDTRSIGDLLEAADRALYASKHAGRNTIHSAREINAKEKHSHGKDWPIPVQCPSLIGRQHQWNLLQHHFFECRNGRGRLVFLTGEAGIGKSRLIKHFVRRQRASDYHFLLGECTEATIVHSYGPLRDALKKGFEAKDPATVNVYKELGEAYRKVLLDLVPQFDRFEKTPLVVTSSTDRYFILESIFLLLQGLSRQLPTVLVLEDLHWSDEATLNLLQFLAKNIHKEKLLLIVTLREEEALNSIIPSILQSMSRENLYDKIEVKPLSFEETSLMLGEIFRGYPVSQALQEWIYSEAEGIPFYVEELLKLLIDEAYLNRAEDEIRLRTPDKFILPYSIRALIHRRIQRLDDPSRKLLSLAAIIGKEFSLETLVRLTGENEGQLLDLLENLTRIQLIHEQTDRAIEQFCFHHNKIRDVIYDEIGHVRRKKYHRDVAGILEQLHANEVQLYAEDLAYHFENAEEPAKAGYYSLIAGKKALQIHAYLDAFHHFHRCFEYSKREQQDLSNIFTEDMLVELYTQQGMALEALGRWDEAVQSYELLFQMPGNEQSAPVHVDAWNHLSRVFYKRENFTKALSLSESALKEAERQQYRPGISASHQNVGRIYWRLSQYDKALHHMNAALAMIEGESENEKRSKLLNSKGIILLEQSLYTDALMAFQEALLLAQKEDHRIGMIESLVNMSLIEHLLGKLHDARQRVIRAFALAQESADPISIAACSVNQAELEFKLANYELGNRLNEKAGKIYEELNHSHGITYFLENQSHLSMVQGHLEHAMEIARHASTLASERGLKKRRLELLRIEANLHYLMGHYEDGFRLLDQVTLKSQEIGDLNSEADAQFRKGLYFMRLNDLKRALPYWPLLMNLPEDRLSAELAFLKVSVKAFHACAEHREQELQSLQREMKQLSEATDYAYLMIGTPMICVHQMEHLNRLPEALRFAEDAERQALYYNQDVWLPRVRIKIFELQKVLRRPPAIPKVYELLDMAKLQGQNHIVHSCYQLLWEIDPRFESLQKDWRHHWENWKTQIPEQYRESLRPAFED from the coding sequence ATGTTTATTAACAATCCGCGATCACATGATCGCACGCCGGAGCCCGGCGCTCCTTCCGAGATTGAACAACTACGTACGCTTCTGTACACCGATGATCTAACAGGCCTCTACAACCGCCGCTTTTTCAGGCATTGCGTATCAGAACAGAAAAACCAGAGTGACAACGCAAACATACCTTTTGCGCTGCTGATCATGGATGTGGATCATTTCAAACAAATCAATGACACACAGGGACACGCAGTGGGTGACCAGGTTCTCATTCAGGTTGCGGCGACGTTGAAAGAGGAATTACGGGATCGTGGCTGGTTATTTCGATACGCAGGCGATGAATTTGTAGCGCTCGTAAGGAATGGAAATGACGAGTACGTGCGAACATTGTGCAGCCGGTTGCTGCAGAAAGTTGCCGCATTATCCAATAAAGAAGAGATATCCCTCGACATCCTCAGCATCAGCATCGGCTATTCAATCTATCCCAACGATACTCGCAGCATCGGCGATTTACTGGAAGCCGCTGACCGCGCCCTTTATGCAAGCAAACATGCGGGCAGAAATACGATTCATTCCGCGCGCGAAATTAACGCAAAGGAAAAGCACTCTCATGGAAAAGATTGGCCAATCCCGGTTCAGTGCCCATCGTTAATCGGCAGACAGCACCAGTGGAATCTTTTACAACATCACTTTTTCGAGTGTCGAAACGGCCGTGGACGCCTGGTCTTTTTGACCGGCGAAGCGGGTATCGGAAAATCCCGCCTGATCAAGCATTTCGTTCGCAGACAGCGCGCGAGTGATTATCATTTCCTGCTGGGAGAATGTACCGAAGCAACAATCGTCCATTCCTACGGACCACTTCGCGACGCTTTGAAGAAAGGATTTGAGGCCAAAGATCCTGCCACTGTAAATGTGTATAAAGAGCTGGGCGAAGCGTACCGCAAGGTGCTGCTCGATTTGGTGCCTCAGTTCGACCGTTTCGAAAAGACTCCCCTGGTGGTCACTTCTTCTACGGACCGATACTTCATTCTGGAAAGTATCTTTCTTTTGCTACAGGGACTATCCCGTCAATTGCCGACCGTCCTTGTTTTGGAAGACCTCCACTGGAGCGATGAAGCCACGCTCAACCTGCTGCAGTTTCTGGCAAAAAACATTCACAAGGAAAAACTTCTACTGATTGTTACACTTCGGGAAGAAGAGGCTTTGAATTCCATTATCCCTTCGATTCTGCAAAGCATGAGCCGTGAGAATCTTTACGATAAGATCGAGGTAAAACCGCTTTCCTTTGAAGAAACAAGTCTCATGCTTGGTGAAATTTTTCGAGGGTATCCGGTGTCGCAGGCACTTCAGGAATGGATTTACTCTGAAGCGGAAGGAATTCCGTTTTACGTAGAGGAACTGCTCAAACTATTAATCGACGAAGCCTATCTCAACCGGGCTGAAGACGAAATCCGGCTGCGTACTCCCGATAAATTCATCCTACCGTATTCGATTCGTGCTCTCATCCACCGCCGTATTCAGCGGCTGGATGATCCCTCCCGAAAACTTCTTTCACTTGCTGCCATCATCGGTAAAGAATTCAGCCTGGAAACACTGGTTCGTTTGACCGGTGAGAACGAAGGACAATTGCTCGACCTGCTGGAGAATCTGACGCGAATTCAGCTTATTCATGAACAGACCGACCGGGCCATCGAACAGTTTTGCTTTCATCACAACAAGATCCGGGATGTGATTTACGATGAAATAGGTCATGTCCGCAGAAAAAAATACCATCGGGATGTCGCGGGAATACTCGAACAATTGCATGCAAACGAAGTGCAGCTTTATGCAGAAGATCTTGCCTACCATTTTGAGAATGCCGAGGAACCGGCAAAAGCCGGCTACTATTCGCTGATTGCCGGAAAGAAAGCCTTGCAGATTCACGCTTATCTGGATGCCTTCCATCACTTCCACCGGTGTTTTGAATACTCGAAACGGGAACAGCAGGATCTGTCAAATATTTTCACAGAAGATATGCTGGTTGAACTTTATACACAACAGGGAATGGCGTTGGAAGCACTGGGACGATGGGATGAAGCGGTGCAGTCATACGAGCTGCTCTTCCAGATGCCGGGCAACGAACAATCTGCTCCCGTTCATGTGGATGCATGGAACCACTTAAGCCGGGTGTTTTACAAACGGGAAAACTTTACTAAAGCGCTGTCGCTTTCTGAATCGGCTTTGAAAGAGGCGGAGCGACAGCAGTACAGGCCCGGGATCAGCGCAAGCCACCAGAATGTGGGAAGGATCTACTGGCGACTCTCGCAATACGACAAAGCTCTACATCACATGAATGCTGCTTTAGCTATGATCGAAGGAGAATCCGAAAACGAGAAGAGATCGAAACTGCTGAACAGCAAAGGAATCATTTTGCTGGAACAATCCTTGTATACAGATGCTCTGATGGCGTTTCAGGAAGCGCTGCTTCTCGCGCAAAAAGAAGATCATCGCATCGGAATGATAGAGAGCCTGGTCAACATGAGTTTGATTGAGCATTTGCTGGGGAAACTGCACGACGCGAGACAGAGAGTGATCCGCGCGTTCGCGCTTGCGCAGGAATCTGCAGATCCAATCAGCATCGCAGCCTGTTCGGTAAACCAGGCGGAACTGGAATTTAAGCTCGCTAACTATGAGCTTGGCAATCGTCTCAATGAAAAAGCTGGAAAAATTTACGAAGAGCTCAATCACAGTCACGGTATTACGTACTTTCTGGAAAATCAGTCGCATCTTTCGATGGTGCAGGGACACCTGGAGCACGCGATGGAAATCGCGCGGCACGCCTCCACTCTTGCGTCCGAAAGGGGATTAAAGAAACGCCGTCTGGAATTATTGCGGATTGAAGCAAACCTCCATTACTTGATGGGACATTACGAAGACGGATTCCGATTGCTCGATCAAGTGACTTTAAAGAGCCAGGAAATTGGAGATCTGAATAGCGAAGCCGATGCGCAATTCAGGAAAGGGCTCTATTTTATGCGCTTGAACGATCTGAAGCGCGCATTGCCCTACTGGCCCCTGCTGATGAATCTTCCTGAAGACCGGCTTTCTGCCGAACTTGCATTCTTGAAAGTGTCAGTAAAGGCTTTTCATGCCTGCGCTGAACATAGGGAGCAAGAGCTGCAGAGTCTTCAGCGTGAAATGAAACAATTGTCTGAAGCAACCGATTACGCATATTTAATGATCGGCACTCCAATGATATGCGTTCATCAAATGGAGCATTTGAATCGTCTACCGGAAGCTTTGCGTTTTGCAGAAGATGCAGAAAGACAGGCCCTGTATTATAACCAGGATGTGTGGCTACCGCGGGTGCGCATCAAAATTTTCGAACTACAGAAAGTGCTCCGGCGTCCTCCTGCAATTCCAAAAGTCTACGAACTTCTGGACATGGCCAAATTGCAGGGCCAGAATCACATTGTTCACAGTTGTTATCAGTTGTTGTGGGAAATAGATCCACGATTTGAAAGCTTGCAAAAAGACTGGAGACATCACTGGGAAAATTGGAAGACCCAAATACCGGAACAATACCGGGAATCACTCCGACCCGCCTTCGAAGATTAA
- a CDS encoding sulfatase-like hydrolase/transferase — protein MERGLPACMLLLSLLLSFCSKPQEKPPTVLPAIRSVLIVTIDTLRADALSIYGNRARSNFFENFASQSIVFDRAFTPVPITLPAHTSLFTGLYPPAHGVRNNGTFRASQELHLLAETAQQRGMSTAAFLGAFPVASQFGLNQGFQTYDDTFSSAHESTTFLYAERSAEQVRLSAQSWFSSNGAKPYFVWMHLFDPHHPYLTHDRSTNPPYLQEVLYVDQQLGLFFDFLRARNLLANTLTILTSDHGEAFGEHGEVSHSIFVYNTTLHVPLLLAAPGFEARRCGDVVRLIDIYPTVFELMKWPASNKVDGRSLAPLLRRETLPPAESYAETLAPALDFGWSALFSIQDNNRKYIQAPKPELYNLDQDPKEDRNLIGTMAVDQYRSRIQTILERKMTAVSAPALSEEDREKLESLGYVTSGSQKLQNSGVDPKDRIEVARQIANLTIHDSSLEEKAKAYQKLVRAESSNPLLLLRYAEILLKLQRLTEAGAIFKKVIALEYSSAAAYNGLASVYFQQNRITQAREILERAVEKELADGETYYNLAEFYLAQGDQERALRSYDASIQFEFQPAISRKAWLLENNP, from the coding sequence ATGGAGCGCGGGCTTCCAGCCTGCATGCTCCTCCTTTCACTCCTTCTATCCTTTTGCAGCAAACCACAGGAAAAACCTCCGACTGTCCTTCCGGCCATCCGTAGTGTGCTAATTGTGACAATCGATACGTTGCGCGCCGATGCCTTGTCCATTTACGGAAATCGCGCGCGTTCTAACTTCTTTGAGAACTTCGCTTCACAATCCATTGTGTTTGATCGCGCGTTCACACCGGTTCCGATCACGCTCCCGGCTCACACCTCCTTATTTACCGGTCTCTATCCCCCCGCGCATGGAGTCCGAAACAACGGCACTTTTCGCGCATCCCAGGAATTGCATTTGCTAGCTGAAACAGCACAGCAAAGAGGAATGTCAACTGCAGCTTTTCTGGGCGCGTTCCCGGTGGCTTCGCAATTTGGATTGAATCAAGGTTTTCAGACATACGATGATACTTTTTCCTCCGCTCACGAAAGCACGACGTTCCTGTATGCGGAAAGGAGCGCCGAACAAGTTCGACTCAGTGCGCAGTCCTGGTTCTCTTCTAACGGAGCAAAACCATACTTTGTTTGGATGCATCTCTTCGACCCGCATCATCCCTATCTGACGCATGACCGGTCCACAAATCCTCCCTATCTGCAGGAGGTCCTGTATGTCGACCAGCAGCTCGGCTTGTTCTTTGATTTCTTGAGAGCCCGTAACTTACTGGCAAACACTCTCACAATACTTACCTCCGATCATGGTGAAGCGTTTGGGGAGCATGGAGAAGTCAGCCACAGCATCTTTGTGTACAACACAACTCTCCACGTGCCCCTGCTCCTTGCTGCGCCTGGCTTCGAGGCGCGGAGATGCGGCGACGTTGTGCGTTTGATAGACATTTATCCGACAGTGTTCGAGCTCATGAAGTGGCCTGCTTCGAATAAAGTAGATGGGCGTTCGCTGGCACCGCTCTTACGTAGAGAAACCCTACCGCCTGCTGAGAGCTATGCAGAAACGCTCGCGCCGGCACTCGATTTCGGCTGGAGCGCACTGTTTTCGATTCAGGACAACAATAGAAAATACATACAGGCCCCGAAACCGGAGCTGTACAACCTCGATCAGGATCCCAAAGAAGATAGAAACCTGATTGGAACAATGGCGGTAGATCAGTACCGTTCGAGAATTCAAACGATTCTGGAACGGAAGATGACAGCTGTTTCAGCCCCCGCGTTGTCAGAGGAAGATCGCGAGAAGCTCGAAAGCCTGGGCTACGTCACCTCCGGCAGTCAGAAGTTGCAAAACAGCGGAGTCGATCCAAAGGACCGAATTGAAGTGGCACGACAAATCGCAAATCTGACCATCCATGACAGTTCGCTTGAAGAAAAAGCAAAAGCTTACCAGAAACTTGTTCGCGCGGAGTCATCCAATCCGCTGCTGCTTTTGCGTTACGCAGAAATTTTGCTGAAGTTGCAACGCTTAACGGAGGCCGGCGCAATATTCAAGAAAGTAATCGCTCTGGAATATTCTTCTGCGGCGGCCTACAACGGACTTGCGTCTGTTTATTTTCAACAGAACAGGATCACACAGGCCAGGGAAATATTGGAACGGGCTGTAGAGAAAGAACTGGCAGATGGCGAGACATATTACAACCTGGCTGAATTTTACCTGGCTCAGGGAGACCAGGAAAGAGCCCTTCGTTCCTATGATGCGAGCATCCAGTTTGAATTTCAGCCTGCTATTTCCCGGAAGGCCTGGTTGTTGGAAAATAACCCGTAA